A stretch of the Rhizobium sullae genome encodes the following:
- a CDS encoding AraC family transcriptional regulator encodes MNPDLEVVAIGSGESFKAWEHGYPYRTVRWHFHPEYEIHHVVATTGQYFVGDFIGEFEPGNLVLTGPNLPHNWVSDVPPGTCLPLRCRVLQFTESFLADASRVFPELSACAGILEMSRRGALFTPETTTRVGPLLGELVEAKGIRRIELFMNVLNALSSAQGTRTLASALYHPDPSGFMSAGVNQALAYINTHLTEPFSEGDLAELTGQSPSAFSRSFRRHTGMALVQYVNRLRINFACHLLMSETAMSITDICFAAGFNNISNFNRRFLDQKGMAPSRFRTLLAQNARAVEAA; translated from the coding sequence ATGAATCCGGATTTGGAAGTGGTCGCGATCGGCAGCGGCGAGTCCTTCAAGGCCTGGGAGCATGGCTACCCCTACCGTACGGTCCGTTGGCATTTCCATCCCGAATATGAAATCCACCATGTCGTCGCAACGACGGGGCAATATTTCGTCGGTGATTTCATCGGCGAGTTCGAACCGGGCAACCTTGTGCTCACCGGACCGAACCTGCCGCATAATTGGGTAAGCGACGTGCCGCCGGGCACATGCCTACCGCTGCGCTGCCGGGTGCTTCAATTCACTGAGTCTTTCCTTGCGGATGCAAGCCGGGTTTTTCCGGAGCTTTCGGCTTGTGCCGGCATTCTGGAAATGAGCCGCCGGGGTGCGCTATTCACGCCCGAAACGACGACGCGCGTCGGCCCGCTCCTCGGGGAACTGGTCGAAGCCAAAGGAATTCGCCGGATCGAGCTTTTCATGAACGTGCTCAACGCGCTGAGTTCTGCACAGGGCACGCGTACCCTTGCAAGTGCGCTCTATCATCCGGATCCGTCGGGGTTCATGTCTGCTGGGGTGAACCAGGCGCTGGCCTATATCAACACGCATCTAACCGAACCCTTCAGCGAGGGTGACCTTGCCGAGTTGACTGGGCAAAGCCCGAGCGCGTTCTCCCGCAGCTTCCGCCGGCACACCGGAATGGCGCTCGTTCAATATGTGAACCGGCTGCGGATCAACTTTGCCTGCCACCTGCTGATGAGCGAGACAGCCATGTCGATCACCGACATCTGCTTTGCGGCCGGCTTCAACAATATCTCGAATTTCAATCGCCGATTTCTGGATCAGAAGGGCATGGCGCCCTCGCGCTTCAGAACATTGCTGGCACAAAACGCAAGAGCGGTGGAGGCCGCCTAA
- a CDS encoding helix-turn-helix domain-containing protein: MARWKKPTKEEILENRRNLAERARNGDLRLPGAVREIRKSFGTTQDEFAKMLALTRRQVAEIEAGTANPTLETLEKIGRLFGFGVGFVPRTPNSSQI; encoded by the coding sequence ATGGCACGCTGGAAGAAGCCCACCAAAGAAGAAATCCTGGAAAACAGGCGCAACCTGGCAGAGCGTGCGCGCAATGGCGACCTGCGGTTACCCGGCGCGGTCAGGGAAATCCGCAAGAGCTTTGGCACGACGCAAGACGAGTTTGCCAAGATGCTGGCACTTACTAGGCGCCAAGTCGCGGAGATCGAAGCCGGCACGGCAAACCCAACGCTTGAAACATTGGAGAAGATTGGTCGGTTGTTCGGATTTGGGGTGGGCTTTGTGCCGAGGACGCCGAACTCCAGCCAAATATAA
- a CDS encoding SDR family oxidoreductase, giving the protein MGQELSGKVAAITGAASGIGLECAKSLLKEGVSVALIDRAGDSLRSICSELGTDAFPLVVDLTNPASVSTMMPQILERFGKLDIFHANAGSYIGGDVVDGDPDSWDRMLNLNINAAFRSVQAVLPHMVERKTGDIIMTSSIAGLVPVVWEPIYTASKHAVQAFVHTVRRQVIKHGIRVGAVAPGPVVTALISDWPQEKLDETIAAGGLMEATEVAEAVLFMLTRPRNVTIRDLVILPHSTDL; this is encoded by the coding sequence ATGGGACAGGAACTTTCTGGAAAGGTCGCAGCGATTACCGGAGCTGCCTCGGGGATCGGTCTTGAATGCGCCAAGTCTTTATTAAAGGAGGGTGTGAGCGTTGCTCTCATCGACAGAGCAGGCGATTCTCTGAGGAGCATATGCTCCGAGCTGGGTACGGACGCCTTCCCTCTGGTCGTCGATCTGACCAACCCGGCCAGCGTCTCGACGATGATGCCGCAGATCCTGGAACGGTTCGGAAAGCTCGACATTTTCCACGCCAATGCCGGTTCCTACATCGGCGGAGACGTCGTCGACGGTGATCCCGATTCCTGGGACCGGATGCTGAACCTGAACATCAATGCGGCCTTCAGATCTGTCCAGGCGGTGTTGCCTCATATGGTGGAAAGGAAGACCGGCGACATCATCATGACCAGTTCGATCGCCGGTCTGGTGCCCGTGGTCTGGGAGCCGATCTATACCGCGTCCAAACATGCGGTGCAGGCGTTTGTCCATACGGTCAGGCGCCAGGTTATAAAACACGGCATTCGCGTCGGCGCGGTAGCGCCCGGTCCTGTCGTCACGGCGCTGATCAGCGACTGGCCTCAGGAAAAGCTCGATGAGACGATAGCCGCAGGAGGATTGATGGAAGCCACGGAGGTTGCAGAGGCGGTGCTGTTCATGCTGACGCGGCCACGCAACGTGACGATCCGTGACCTCGTCATCCTGCCGCATAGCACGGACCTTTGA
- a CDS encoding ABC transporter substrate-binding protein, whose translation MFTRRTLLGALAASPFAPAAFAGLPRRIVCLEWTSAEMLVSLGVPPLAVADLKGYRDWVAAPALPLSTLDLGARGEPNLEVISAIRPDLIAGAYGYGIDETMYTRFAPVFSVPFYEGMSTPLAQAEAETVKLGAIVGRQDAARNLVSETMRTINDTGDALRTRPAGPIAIISMFDDRQVRVYGRGSLFQDVLDRVGLVNAWTGETSQWGFSTVGIDALTAIGNAHLISLDPIPPHIRIRIEQSSLWTNLPCVRAGNVATIPPVWPFGGLAAAARFATFIRNFVQA comes from the coding sequence ATGTTTACCCGGCGGACATTACTCGGCGCGCTTGCAGCATCGCCTTTCGCACCGGCGGCCTTCGCAGGGCTGCCGCGCCGCATCGTCTGCCTCGAATGGACGTCGGCCGAAATGCTCGTATCACTCGGTGTGCCGCCATTGGCGGTTGCCGATCTCAAAGGCTATCGGGACTGGGTCGCTGCGCCCGCCCTGCCCCTGTCGACACTTGATCTCGGCGCTCGCGGTGAACCGAACCTCGAAGTGATCAGCGCGATTCGTCCCGATCTGATCGCAGGCGCCTATGGCTACGGGATCGACGAAACGATGTACACGCGCTTTGCGCCGGTGTTCAGCGTTCCTTTTTATGAAGGCATGAGCACGCCGCTTGCCCAGGCGGAAGCCGAAACCGTAAAGCTCGGCGCGATCGTTGGACGGCAGGACGCAGCACGAAACCTTGTTAGCGAAACCATGCGGACGATCAATGATACCGGAGACGCCCTTCGTACACGTCCGGCGGGGCCGATCGCGATCATCAGCATGTTCGACGACCGTCAGGTGCGGGTCTATGGCAGGGGCAGCCTGTTTCAAGACGTGCTTGACCGCGTCGGCCTTGTCAACGCGTGGACCGGAGAGACATCGCAATGGGGATTTTCAACCGTTGGCATCGACGCGCTTACGGCAATCGGCAATGCCCACCTGATTTCGCTCGATCCCATCCCGCCGCATATCCGCATCCGCATTGAGCAGAGTTCGCTCTGGACAAACCTGCCCTGTGTCAGAGCCGGAAATGTCGCAACGATCCCGCCGGTCTGGCCCTTCGGCGGTTTGGCCGCTGCCGCCCGTTTCGCCACTTTTATCAGGAACTTCGTGCAGGCATGA
- a CDS encoding dihydrofolate reductase family protein, with amino-acid sequence MAKIVFGMNQSLDGYVDHQEFAPDPALFRHWIEHVRDLTGSVYGRRMYEVMRYWDENRPEWGAEQHEFAAAWRRQPKWVVSRSLKAVGPNATLVEDDIEAVIRGLKAQLVGEIAVSGPDLARSLTDLGLVDEYRLYFHPIVLGRGKPFFAGPRPPLRLMASDLIGEDVIRLTYVPA; translated from the coding sequence ATGGCGAAGATCGTCTTCGGAATGAACCAGTCCCTGGATGGCTATGTCGACCATCAGGAATTTGCACCAGATCCCGCGCTCTTTCGTCACTGGATAGAGCACGTGCGCGACCTCACCGGCAGTGTGTACGGTCGCCGCATGTACGAGGTCATGCGCTACTGGGACGAAAACCGTCCTGAGTGGGGTGCGGAGCAACACGAGTTCGCGGCGGCGTGGCGGCGCCAACCGAAGTGGGTCGTGTCGCGCTCGTTGAAGGCGGTCGGTCCCAACGCCACACTTGTCGAGGACGACATCGAGGCGGTGATCCGTGGCCTGAAAGCTCAACTCGTTGGGGAGATTGCAGTTTCCGGACCAGACCTGGCACGAAGCCTAACCGACCTTGGTCTTGTCGATGAGTATCGACTCTACTTCCACCCAATCGTGCTTGGTCGCGGCAAGCCATTCTTTGCCGGCCCACGGCCGCCGCTCCGCCTCATGGCGAGCGATTTAATCGGCGAGGACGTGATCAGGTTGACGTACGTTCCTGCCTGA
- a CDS encoding sugar ABC transporter permease has translation MTSDVKQTATLLDRGDVRVSHDAGIGAKIRSSIDKVRSGDLGSLPVVVGLVIIWTVFGTLNPTFLSSNNLANLLFDASTVGVISLGIVCVLMVGEIDLSVGSISGFASAMVGMLWVNQGWPVAAAIIAAVLVGGLIGSLYALLFNRLGMPSFVSTLAGLLAVLGMQLYLLGATGSINLPYGSSLVNFGQLLVIPRPLAYLFALLPGVVMLIAGYRAAQRRRQANLSSRSIGGLVTSVAAITILLEFVVFYLNQDRGIPWMFALFVVLAIVMNYALTRTQWGRSMAAVGGNREAARRAGINVRRIYTSAFVLCAMFAALGGVLAAARLASASQQAGTGDVNLNAIAAAVIGGTSLFGGRGSAYSALLGIIVIQSIASGLTMLDLSSALRYMITGAVLAIAVIVDSLARRSRVSHGRA, from the coding sequence ATGACCAGCGATGTGAAACAAACCGCAACGCTGCTTGATCGCGGCGATGTTCGCGTCAGTCATGATGCCGGTATCGGTGCGAAGATCCGCTCGTCCATCGACAAGGTGCGCTCCGGCGATCTCGGTTCCCTGCCGGTGGTCGTCGGCCTGGTGATCATCTGGACCGTGTTCGGCACCCTCAATCCGACCTTCCTTTCCAGCAACAACCTTGCAAACCTGCTTTTCGACGCGTCGACTGTCGGTGTGATTTCGCTCGGTATAGTCTGCGTGCTGATGGTTGGCGAGATCGATCTGTCTGTCGGCTCAATCAGCGGCTTTGCTTCGGCCATGGTCGGCATGCTCTGGGTCAATCAGGGCTGGCCCGTCGCGGCCGCGATCATCGCCGCCGTCCTTGTCGGCGGATTGATCGGCTCGCTCTATGCGCTGCTTTTCAATCGTCTCGGAATGCCGAGCTTCGTTTCGACGCTCGCGGGTCTGCTGGCGGTGCTCGGAATGCAGCTCTATCTGCTCGGCGCCACAGGCTCGATCAACCTGCCCTATGGCTCGTCCTTGGTGAACTTCGGTCAGCTGCTCGTCATTCCGCGCCCGCTTGCATATCTTTTCGCGCTGCTGCCGGGAGTCGTGATGCTGATTGCAGGCTATCGGGCCGCTCAACGGCGCCGGCAAGCCAACCTCTCGTCTCGCTCGATCGGTGGCCTCGTCACCAGCGTGGCTGCCATCACCATCCTTCTCGAATTCGTCGTCTTCTATCTCAATCAGGACCGCGGCATCCCCTGGATGTTTGCCCTCTTCGTCGTGCTGGCGATCGTGATGAACTACGCGCTGACACGGACTCAATGGGGGCGGTCGATGGCGGCCGTCGGCGGCAATCGCGAGGCCGCGCGCCGCGCAGGCATCAATGTACGGCGGATATACACCAGCGCCTTCGTTCTCTGCGCAATGTTTGCCGCACTTGGCGGGGTGCTCGCCGCGGCGCGTCTTGCCTCGGCAAGCCAGCAGGCCGGGACGGGAGACGTCAACTTGAATGCGATTGCAGCAGCCGTCATCGGCGGAACAAGCCTCTTCGGTGGTCGCGGCAGCGCTTACTCAGCACTTCTCGGCATCATCGTCATCCAGTCGATCGCAAGCGGTCTGACGATGCTCGATCTGTCTTCGGCCCTTCGCTACATGATCACCGGTGCTGTTCTTGCCATTGCAGTCATCGTCGACTCGCTGGCGCGCCGGTCGAGAGTTTCGCACGGCCGTGCCTGA
- a CDS encoding FGGY-family carbohydrate kinase has protein sequence MARFFIGVDVGTGSARAGVFDENGALLASAKRPITIWYEAGHIVEQSSEQIWKAVCDSAREAVSMAGISATAVAGLGFDATCSLVAVKSDGAPVAVGPSGDPNRNIIVWMDHRAAGEAAEINAGSHAVLRYVGGRISPEMETPKLLWLKRNLPASFAAAGHFFDLADFLTWRATGSLSRSVCTVTCKWTYLAHEKRWDAQYFEAIGLEELAAEGFSRIGTDIVDPGTALADGLSEHAAADLGLPAGTPVGAALIDAHAGGAGTLGGADANGRSDVRNRLAYIFGTSACSMASSDNPVFVGGVWGPYYSAMVPGLWLTEGGQSAAGAAIDHLVTMHPASAEARAKAEAAGLTLVAWLDRQVAEICPDLTRAVELAKSIHVVPEFLGNRSPHADPDARAIVAGIGLDVDISNLISLYIAGLCGIGYGLKQLLEKLAQDGIKLDLIVASGGAAQSNLVRQLLADTTNVPVAISDTEEPVLLGAAMLGSVAAGHNDSLPEAMKAMSHLSKTFHPTGGAIAVLHKNRYRAFELLQSADREIRSLALNGD, from the coding sequence ATGGCGCGGTTTTTTATCGGCGTCGACGTGGGTACAGGCAGCGCACGGGCAGGGGTCTTCGACGAGAACGGGGCGCTGCTGGCGTCCGCCAAACGTCCGATCACGATCTGGTATGAGGCGGGCCACATCGTCGAGCAATCCAGCGAACAGATCTGGAAAGCCGTCTGCGACAGCGCCAGGGAAGCCGTCTCAATGGCTGGGATCTCAGCCACCGCCGTCGCCGGCCTGGGATTCGACGCCACCTGTTCTCTCGTTGCGGTGAAATCCGATGGTGCGCCGGTCGCCGTCGGTCCTTCCGGCGATCCCAACCGCAATATTATCGTCTGGATGGATCACCGCGCCGCTGGCGAAGCGGCCGAGATCAATGCTGGAAGCCACGCGGTCCTGCGTTATGTGGGCGGGCGGATCTCCCCGGAAATGGAAACGCCGAAGCTTCTCTGGCTGAAGCGCAATCTGCCGGCCTCCTTTGCCGCTGCCGGCCATTTCTTTGACCTTGCGGACTTTCTGACCTGGCGTGCAACCGGCTCGCTTAGCCGGTCTGTCTGCACGGTCACCTGCAAATGGACCTATCTTGCCCACGAAAAGCGCTGGGACGCCCAGTACTTTGAGGCGATCGGGCTCGAAGAATTGGCAGCAGAAGGCTTTTCCAGGATAGGTACGGACATCGTCGACCCAGGCACGGCGCTGGCAGATGGGCTCAGCGAACACGCCGCTGCCGATCTTGGGCTGCCGGCCGGAACTCCCGTCGGAGCGGCGCTGATCGATGCGCATGCAGGCGGCGCCGGCACACTCGGCGGCGCGGACGCAAACGGCCGTTCGGATGTCAGAAACAGGCTTGCCTATATCTTCGGTACGTCGGCCTGTTCGATGGCTTCAAGTGACAATCCGGTTTTCGTCGGTGGCGTCTGGGGTCCGTATTACTCAGCAATGGTGCCGGGGCTCTGGCTGACGGAAGGCGGGCAGTCGGCTGCAGGTGCGGCCATAGACCATCTGGTGACCATGCATCCGGCATCTGCCGAGGCGCGCGCAAAGGCGGAAGCGGCGGGTCTCACTCTCGTTGCATGGCTGGATAGGCAGGTCGCGGAAATATGCCCGGACCTAACGCGTGCCGTCGAACTTGCGAAGTCTATCCATGTCGTGCCGGAATTTCTTGGAAACCGGTCGCCGCATGCCGATCCCGATGCACGGGCGATCGTCGCAGGCATTGGACTGGATGTCGATATCTCCAATCTGATTTCGCTCTATATTGCCGGCCTTTGCGGCATTGGTTATGGCCTCAAGCAGCTTTTGGAAAAGCTGGCGCAAGACGGCATCAAGCTTGACCTGATCGTTGCCAGCGGCGGTGCCGCGCAAAGCAATCTTGTCCGACAGCTTCTGGCCGACACGACGAATGTGCCGGTGGCAATCTCTGACACCGAAGAGCCGGTGCTATTGGGTGCGGCAATGCTCGGCTCCGTAGCCGCCGGACACAACGACTCTCTGCCGGAAGCGATGAAGGCGATGTCGCATCTGTCGAAAACGTTCCATCCAACGGGTGGCGCGATTGCGGTCCTGCACAAAAACAGGTACCGCGCTTTCGAACTGCTGCAGTCGGCCGATCGCGAGATTCGTTCGCTTGCATTGAACGGCGACTGA
- the fhuB gene encoding Fe(3+)-hydroxamate ABC transporter permease FhuB has translation MMVIDQPISAQRSDLWKLILLVTIPAIAAMVLTFGGAERLLPPASWWSALVNTDNAKSEELLFRHAFMPRVAVSILAGLGLGLSGILIQHLLRNPLAEPTTIGTNAGAGLALTVATLYAPGALENGRGAIALLGGALTTLVVFALAQRRQFSPVAVIVSGLVVSLTCGSASALLMAINREYTEDLFIWQSGSLIQNGDAVARTLLPQIAVCSVLAFMFLRPLRLLEAGDESAGSLGMRPAAIRLIGLSIAVAMSAFVVAAAGVISFIALAAPAFARIAGARTLLQRMVWSPLIAASQLWLVDQLIQFHFGEVAFPAGAATALLGTPLLFFFLLRLKTVTLGSREGTFTAVTPCGMPALLLLAVALVVATGLAFFLGKGANGWGWIAAAQIGELAELRLPRIGVALAAGAMFGVCGTLLQRMTTNSMAAPEVIGASGGASLGVLALFVGTSSIDRLSLGVAASFGAFATLALVLFIAGRQRLSPEKLLLAGTSVTTLASALAALVLASGDPRTDFLLAWLSGSTYTATPSQAIATVVVALLLLSLAPLTVRWLAVLPLGETVSRSLGLGVVSARAILLCLVAIPTAVATLAIGPLSFVGLMAPHFARMSGFRKPAVEIFASGLYGSIILIAADWAGRTIIFPWQIPAGLLTALAGGPFFLIAMSRSR, from the coding sequence ATGATGGTGATCGATCAGCCGATATCGGCGCAACGCAGCGACCTTTGGAAACTGATCCTGCTCGTCACCATCCCGGCAATTGCCGCGATGGTCCTGACCTTTGGCGGCGCGGAACGGCTGTTGCCGCCGGCCTCCTGGTGGTCCGCGCTTGTCAATACCGACAATGCGAAATCGGAAGAGCTGCTTTTCCGGCATGCCTTCATGCCGCGTGTCGCTGTCAGCATCCTCGCCGGCCTGGGGCTCGGGCTATCCGGCATCTTAATCCAGCATCTGCTTCGCAATCCGCTGGCAGAGCCGACGACGATTGGCACGAATGCCGGAGCGGGGCTGGCCTTGACTGTCGCAACGCTCTACGCCCCCGGCGCGCTCGAAAACGGACGTGGTGCCATCGCCCTTCTGGGCGGCGCGCTAACGACGCTCGTCGTCTTCGCGCTCGCACAGCGCCGGCAATTTTCGCCGGTGGCCGTCATTGTCTCGGGGCTTGTCGTCAGTTTGACCTGCGGCTCGGCGAGCGCCCTCCTCATGGCGATCAACCGCGAGTACACCGAGGATCTTTTCATCTGGCAGAGCGGATCGTTGATCCAGAATGGCGACGCCGTCGCCCGAACCCTCCTTCCGCAGATTGCTGTTTGCAGTGTCTTGGCATTCATGTTCCTGCGGCCTTTGCGGCTGCTGGAAGCCGGCGATGAAAGCGCCGGCAGCCTTGGCATGAGGCCGGCAGCCATCAGGCTGATCGGTCTTTCGATTGCAGTAGCAATGAGCGCATTCGTCGTTGCGGCAGCCGGTGTCATAAGCTTCATTGCACTAGCCGCCCCTGCCTTCGCGCGCATAGCCGGTGCAAGGACGCTGCTGCAGCGCATGGTCTGGTCGCCTCTGATTGCCGCCTCGCAGCTTTGGCTGGTCGATCAACTGATCCAGTTCCACTTCGGAGAGGTGGCATTTCCGGCAGGCGCTGCGACAGCACTACTCGGCACGCCTTTGCTGTTCTTCTTCCTGCTTCGTTTGAAGACCGTCACCCTGGGCAGCCGAGAGGGCACATTCACCGCCGTCACTCCTTGCGGAATGCCGGCGCTTCTTCTGCTTGCCGTAGCACTCGTTGTTGCAACAGGTCTTGCTTTCTTCCTGGGAAAGGGTGCAAACGGCTGGGGTTGGATCGCGGCAGCACAGATTGGCGAATTGGCCGAATTGCGGCTGCCACGGATCGGCGTGGCGCTTGCGGCCGGAGCCATGTTTGGCGTTTGCGGCACATTGCTCCAGCGGATGACTACAAACAGCATGGCCGCTCCCGAAGTGATCGGTGCCTCAGGTGGGGCGAGCCTCGGCGTACTTGCTCTTTTTGTCGGCACGTCCAGCATCGATCGGCTTTCACTGGGAGTGGCCGCAAGCTTCGGCGCCTTCGCAACACTCGCGCTCGTCCTGTTTATCGCTGGCCGGCAGCGCCTTTCGCCGGAGAAGCTTCTACTAGCAGGCACATCTGTGACGACGCTTGCTTCGGCGCTGGCCGCTCTCGTTCTTGCGAGCGGCGATCCGAGAACGGACTTCCTGCTCGCCTGGCTTTCAGGTTCCACTTATACGGCGACGCCCAGCCAGGCGATTGCGACAGTGGTTGTTGCACTCCTTCTTCTTTCTTTGGCGCCTTTGACGGTCCGCTGGCTCGCCGTCCTGCCGCTTGGCGAAACCGTGTCGCGCTCCCTGGGCCTCGGTGTCGTTTCCGCTCGCGCCATCCTGCTTTGCCTCGTCGCAATTCCGACGGCCGTCGCAACACTGGCGATTGGACCTTTAAGCTTCGTCGGGCTGATGGCGCCGCATTTCGCGAGAATGTCGGGTTTCCGCAAACCGGCCGTCGAAATATTCGCTTCTGGCCTATACGGCTCAATCATCCTGATTGCGGCCGACTGGGCGGGAAGAACTATCATTTTTCCGTGGCAGATACCGGCAGGTCTGCTGACAGCTCTCGCCGGCGGCCCGTTTTTTCTGATCGCGATGAGCCGCTCCCGATAG
- a CDS encoding ATP-binding cassette domain-containing protein gives MTDAPDQTASAGELVLSLRGISKHFGAVSALTDIDLDVHAGEVVALVGDNGAGKSTLVKILAGVHQPSSGEITFRGNKVTLTDPSAALSLGIATVFQDLALCENLDVVANIFLGRELAPLRLDETAMEVRAWTLLNELSARIPSVRIPIASLSGGQRQTVAIARSLLLEPKLILLDEPTAALGVAQTAEVLNLIERVRDRGLGVVMISHNMEDVRAVADRIVVLRLGRNNGIFYPDASNQELVTAITGATENAVSRRAGRRQAQQDIRQEGHP, from the coding sequence ATGACTGACGCTCCCGATCAAACAGCCTCTGCCGGCGAATTGGTGCTCAGCCTACGAGGGATCTCGAAACATTTCGGTGCCGTCTCGGCGCTCACCGATATCGATCTCGATGTTCATGCCGGCGAAGTGGTGGCGCTCGTCGGCGACAACGGCGCCGGCAAGTCCACGCTGGTGAAGATCCTTGCCGGCGTGCACCAGCCGAGTTCGGGTGAGATCACCTTCCGCGGCAACAAGGTGACGCTGACCGACCCGAGTGCGGCCTTATCCCTGGGCATCGCGACCGTGTTTCAGGACCTTGCACTTTGCGAGAACCTTGACGTCGTTGCCAACATCTTCCTCGGCCGGGAGCTCGCTCCGCTGAGGCTTGATGAGACGGCGATGGAGGTTCGTGCCTGGACGCTTCTGAACGAGCTTTCTGCCCGCATTCCCAGCGTCCGCATTCCGATTGCATCGCTTTCCGGTGGACAACGCCAGACGGTGGCGATTGCCCGGTCGCTGCTCCTGGAGCCGAAGCTCATTTTGCTCGATGAACCCACCGCTGCTCTTGGCGTTGCCCAGACTGCCGAGGTGCTGAACCTGATCGAGCGCGTGCGCGACCGCGGGCTCGGGGTCGTGATGATCAGCCATAATATGGAAGACGTTCGTGCGGTGGCCGATCGCATCGTCGTCCTCAGGCTCGGGCGGAACAATGGAATTTTCTATCCTGATGCGTCCAACCAGGAACTCGTCACTGCTATTACCGGAGCAACAGAAAATGCGGTCTCGCGCCGCGCGGGCCGCCGTCAGGCGCAGCAGGATATCAGGCAGGAGGGTCACCCATGA
- a CDS encoding ABC transporter substrate-binding protein: MTQFAWKLAGAAALAVGLLSGTSAFAQSAKVTDATVAFLMPDQSSTRYEEHDYPGFEAEMKKLCAGCKVIYQNANGDASRQQQQFNSAISQGAEAIVLDPVDSTAAASLVKMAQSQGVKVIAYDRPIPSAAADYYVSFNNEEIGKMIAKSLVDHLKAKNVQAGDGGLLQINGSPTDAAAGLIKKGIHAGLAEGGYPILAEFDTPEWAPPKAQQWASGQITRFGKKIIGVVAANDGTGGAAVAAFKAAGIDPVPPVTGNDATIAGLQLIIAGDQYNTISKPSEIVAAAAANVAIQLLSGEAPKADTKLFDTPTQLFTPALVTAENLKAEIIDKTVNGKPIQTPEQLCTDRYAEGCKTLGIGG, encoded by the coding sequence ATGACTCAATTCGCATGGAAATTAGCAGGCGCAGCAGCGCTCGCCGTCGGTCTTCTCAGCGGTACGTCCGCCTTTGCGCAGTCTGCAAAGGTGACCGATGCAACGGTCGCCTTTCTGATGCCAGATCAGAGCTCCACACGCTACGAGGAGCACGATTATCCGGGCTTCGAAGCGGAAATGAAGAAACTCTGCGCCGGCTGCAAGGTGATCTACCAGAACGCAAACGGCGACGCTTCGCGCCAGCAGCAGCAGTTCAACTCGGCGATTTCGCAGGGCGCCGAGGCAATCGTGCTCGACCCGGTCGATTCCACAGCTGCCGCGTCGCTCGTCAAGATGGCGCAGAGCCAGGGCGTGAAGGTCATTGCCTATGACCGGCCGATCCCATCTGCCGCCGCAGACTATTACGTCTCCTTCAACAACGAGGAAATCGGCAAGATGATCGCCAAATCGCTCGTCGATCATCTGAAGGCGAAGAACGTCCAGGCCGGCGACGGTGGCCTTCTTCAGATCAACGGCTCGCCGACGGATGCTGCAGCAGGCCTGATCAAGAAGGGTATCCATGCCGGCCTTGCCGAAGGCGGCTATCCGATCCTTGCGGAGTTCGATACGCCGGAGTGGGCTCCGCCGAAGGCTCAGCAATGGGCAAGCGGCCAGATTACCCGGTTCGGCAAGAAGATCATCGGCGTTGTGGCCGCCAATGACGGCACGGGTGGTGCTGCCGTTGCAGCGTTTAAGGCTGCCGGCATCGATCCTGTGCCGCCGGTCACCGGCAACGATGCGACGATCGCGGGTCTGCAGCTCATCATCGCGGGCGATCAGTACAACACCATCTCCAAGCCAAGCGAGATCGTGGCCGCGGCTGCGGCGAATGTCGCCATCCAGCTTTTGTCGGGCGAAGCGCCGAAGGCCGACACCAAGCTCTTCGATACGCCGACGCAACTCTTCACGCCGGCGCTCGTTACCGCTGAAAACCTGAAGGCCGAGATCATCGACAAGACGGTCAATGGCAAGCCGATCCAGACGCCGGAGCAGCTCTGCACGGATCGCTACGCCGAAGGCTGCAAGACGCTCGGCATCGGCGGCTGA